One region of Mugil cephalus isolate CIBA_MC_2020 chromosome 17, CIBA_Mcephalus_1.1, whole genome shotgun sequence genomic DNA includes:
- the colec11 gene encoding collectin-11 isoform X2, with amino-acid sequence MAGDKLLLPVILMSVMMDLLPIRTSYGQQLADDSCTVQILVPGLKGEPGEKGQKGAPGRPGRVGPPGEIGQPGLKGEKGIMGRFGKVGPSGVKGVKGDMGDPGPRGPNGEPGVPCECTPMRKLIGEMDILVTQLSSELKFIKNAVAGIKETDSKVYLLVKEEKRYTDAEAYCQTRGGHLAMPKDEGANAAIAGYITEAGLNRVYVGINDLEREGDFTYVDRSPMTTFSKWRKGEPNNAYDDEDCAEMVASGEWTDVACHPTMYFVCEFDKDSV; translated from the exons ATGGCAGGAGATAAACTGTTACTACCGGTGATACTGATGTCTGTGATGATGGATTTGCTACCAATACGTACATCGTATGGACAACAGTTGGCAGACGATTCGTGCACAGTTCAGATCCTTGTCCCCGGACTCAAAG GAGAACCAGGAGAAAAAGGGCAAAAAGGTGCACCAGGGAGACCGGGAAGAGTTGGCCCTCCAGGAGAGATTG gccaacCTGGGCTTAAAGGAGAGAAAGGCATTATGGGACGTTTCGGGAAAGTTGGCCCCAGTGGAGTGAAAG GGGTCAAGGGGGACATGGGCGATCCGGGTCCGAGGGGCCCCAACGGAGAGCCAG GTGTTCCATGTGAGTGCACACCAATGAGAAAGCTGATTGGAGAAATGGACATTCTCGTGACCCAGCTTTCCTCTGAACtaaaattcattaaaaatg CTGTTGCTGGCataaaagagacagacagtaaGGTGTATCTGttggtgaaggaggagaagcgCTACACCGATGCGGAGGCCTACTGTCAGACCAGGGGAGGGCACCTGGCCATGCCCAAGGATGAGGGAGCCAACGCGGCCATAGCGGGATACATAACGGAAGCGGGCCTGAACCGAGTCTACGTCGGCATTAACGACCTGGAGCGGGAGGGCGATTTCACCTACGTCGACCGCTCTCCCATGACCACTTTCAGCAAATGGAGAAAAGGGGAGCCCAACAACGCCTACGATGATGAGGACTGCGCTGAGATGGTGGCCTCCGGGGAGTGGACCGATGTGGCGTGCCATCCCACCatgtattttgtttgtgaatttgACAAAGACAGTGTCTGA
- the LOC125023879 gene encoding doublecortin domain-containing protein 2 isoform X2 — protein MPSTSGRGDLPQTKTIIVYRNGDAFFPGRKVVVNPRQVPTFDNFLTSLTKGIEAPFGAVRKLYTPRKGNKVQHLDDLKHGSVYVAAGNEHFKKLNYSEITTKKPQSRKTQQILPVVHSKIMVSARWKRTTDESCTINVFTNGDVLVPPARIRIPKYTLRSWENVLAMVTEKVRLRTGAVFRLCTLDGRPLCGPFELQNNQRYVAVGAEKFKALPYEQCVPCRDLVRENNMTESQDILPAIRNQRHSKDVLARTGWREDLEHTARGQMKKHTGKAERIKQQRQVSRNPVLFSTGEGSVFNAQNKRSEMAGAAEVQEDRQLKVDLPIDQVEAKIVEEECEDGSCSVSFCKASLHDSDALHRSSSQASGKEEAKEKEESSRLGRMRSRMSRFFKEMEH, from the exons ATGCCTAGCACATCAGGGAGAGGTGACCTGCCGCAGACCAAAACAATAATAGTCTACAGGAACGGAGATGCCTTCTTCCCCGGGAGGAAGGTTGTGGTGAATCCCAGGCAGGTGCCGACCTTTGACAACTTTTTGACCTCTTTGACCAAAGGGATTGAAGCTCCGTTTGGTGCCGTGAGGAAGCTGTACACGCCGAGAAAGGGCAACAAAGTGCAGCACTTGGATGACTTAAAGCACGGGAGTGTGTATGTTGCGGCTGGAAATGAGCACTTTAAAAAGCTGAA CTACTCTGAGATAACAACCAAGAAGCCACAGAGTAGGAAAACACAACAG ATCCTTCCAGTTGTCCACAGCAAAATAATGGTTTCTGCTCGCTGGAAGAGAACTACCGACGAGTCCTGCACAATAAA CGTCTTCACCAACGGAGACGTGCTGGTTCCTCCGGCTCGCATACGCATCCCCAAGTACACTCTCAGGAGCTGGGAAAACGTCTTGGCCATGGTGACTGAGAAAGTGCGACTTCGCACCGGCGCTGTTTTCAG GCTCTGCACATTAGACGGAAGGCCTCTCTGCGGCCCCTTTGAACTCCAGAACAACCAGCGTTATGTTGCAGTCGGTGCAGAAAAGTTTAAAGCTCTCCCATATGAGCAGTGCGTCCCTTGCAGGGATTTagtcagagaaaacaacatgaCCGAAAG CCAGGACATCCTGCCTGCTATTAGAAACCAAAGACATTCAAAGGATGTG TTAGCTCGTACGGGCTGGAGAGAGGACCTTGAGCACACAGCCAGGGGCCAGATGAAGAAACACACAGGCAAGGCAGAGAGAATCAAACAACAGAGGCAGGTGTCCAGAAACCCAGTTCTCTTCTCGACAGGGG AGGGCAGTGTGTtcaatgcacaaaacaaaaggagcGAGATGGCGGGAGCAGCGGAGGTGCAGGAAGACCGCCAGTTGAAAGTGGACCTGCCGATTGATCAG GTTGAGGCCAAGATAGTTGAAGAGGAGTGTGAAGACGGGAGTTGTTCTGTGAGTTTCTGCAAGGCCTCCCTCCATGATTCAGATGCTCTGCACAGGTCTTCGTCTCAAGCTTCCGGGAAGGAA
- the LOC125023879 gene encoding doublecortin domain-containing protein 2 isoform X5 encodes MPSTSGRGDLPQTKTIIVYRNGDAFFPGRKVVVNPRQVPTFDNFLTSLTKGIEAPFGAVRKLYTPRKGNKVQHLDDLKHGSVYVAAGNEHFKKLNYSEITTKKPQSRKTQQILPVVHSKIMVSARWKRTTDESCTINVFTNGDVLVPPARIRIPKYTLRSWENVLAMVTEKVRLRTGAVFRLCTLDGRPLCGPFELQNNQRYVAVGAEKFKALPYEQCVPCRDLVRENNMTESQDILPAIRNQRHSKDVLARTGWREDLEHTARGQMKKHTGKAERIKQQRQVSRNPVLFSTGEGSVFNAQNKRSEMAGAAEVQEDRQLKVDLPIDQVEAKIVEEECEDGSCSVSFCKASLHDSDALHRSSSQASGKEVK; translated from the exons ATGCCTAGCACATCAGGGAGAGGTGACCTGCCGCAGACCAAAACAATAATAGTCTACAGGAACGGAGATGCCTTCTTCCCCGGGAGGAAGGTTGTGGTGAATCCCAGGCAGGTGCCGACCTTTGACAACTTTTTGACCTCTTTGACCAAAGGGATTGAAGCTCCGTTTGGTGCCGTGAGGAAGCTGTACACGCCGAGAAAGGGCAACAAAGTGCAGCACTTGGATGACTTAAAGCACGGGAGTGTGTATGTTGCGGCTGGAAATGAGCACTTTAAAAAGCTGAA CTACTCTGAGATAACAACCAAGAAGCCACAGAGTAGGAAAACACAACAG ATCCTTCCAGTTGTCCACAGCAAAATAATGGTTTCTGCTCGCTGGAAGAGAACTACCGACGAGTCCTGCACAATAAA CGTCTTCACCAACGGAGACGTGCTGGTTCCTCCGGCTCGCATACGCATCCCCAAGTACACTCTCAGGAGCTGGGAAAACGTCTTGGCCATGGTGACTGAGAAAGTGCGACTTCGCACCGGCGCTGTTTTCAG GCTCTGCACATTAGACGGAAGGCCTCTCTGCGGCCCCTTTGAACTCCAGAACAACCAGCGTTATGTTGCAGTCGGTGCAGAAAAGTTTAAAGCTCTCCCATATGAGCAGTGCGTCCCTTGCAGGGATTTagtcagagaaaacaacatgaCCGAAAG CCAGGACATCCTGCCTGCTATTAGAAACCAAAGACATTCAAAGGATGTG TTAGCTCGTACGGGCTGGAGAGAGGACCTTGAGCACACAGCCAGGGGCCAGATGAAGAAACACACAGGCAAGGCAGAGAGAATCAAACAACAGAGGCAGGTGTCCAGAAACCCAGTTCTCTTCTCGACAGGGG AGGGCAGTGTGTtcaatgcacaaaacaaaaggagcGAGATGGCGGGAGCAGCGGAGGTGCAGGAAGACCGCCAGTTGAAAGTGGACCTGCCGATTGATCAG GTTGAGGCCAAGATAGTTGAAGAGGAGTGTGAAGACGGGAGTTGTTCTGTGAGTTTCTGCAAGGCCTCCCTCCATGATTCAGATGCTCTGCACAGGTCTTCGTCTCAAGCTTCCGGGAAGGAA GTGAAATAA
- the colec11 gene encoding collectin-11 isoform X1 gives MAGDKLLLPVILMSVMMDLLPIRTSYGQQLADDSCTVQILVPGLKGEPGEKGQKGAPGRPGRVGPPGEIGQPGLKGEKGIMGRFGKVGPSGVKGVKGDMGDPGPRGPNGEPGVPCECTPMRKLIGEMDILVTQLSSELKFIKNALPSPAAVAGIKETDSKVYLLVKEEKRYTDAEAYCQTRGGHLAMPKDEGANAAIAGYITEAGLNRVYVGINDLEREGDFTYVDRSPMTTFSKWRKGEPNNAYDDEDCAEMVASGEWTDVACHPTMYFVCEFDKDSV, from the exons ATGGCAGGAGATAAACTGTTACTACCGGTGATACTGATGTCTGTGATGATGGATTTGCTACCAATACGTACATCGTATGGACAACAGTTGGCAGACGATTCGTGCACAGTTCAGATCCTTGTCCCCGGACTCAAAG GAGAACCAGGAGAAAAAGGGCAAAAAGGTGCACCAGGGAGACCGGGAAGAGTTGGCCCTCCAGGAGAGATTG gccaacCTGGGCTTAAAGGAGAGAAAGGCATTATGGGACGTTTCGGGAAAGTTGGCCCCAGTGGAGTGAAAG GGGTCAAGGGGGACATGGGCGATCCGGGTCCGAGGGGCCCCAACGGAGAGCCAG GTGTTCCATGTGAGTGCACACCAATGAGAAAGCTGATTGGAGAAATGGACATTCTCGTGACCCAGCTTTCCTCTGAACtaaaattcattaaaaatg CACTGCCCTCCCCCGCAGCTGTTGCTGGCataaaagagacagacagtaaGGTGTATCTGttggtgaaggaggagaagcgCTACACCGATGCGGAGGCCTACTGTCAGACCAGGGGAGGGCACCTGGCCATGCCCAAGGATGAGGGAGCCAACGCGGCCATAGCGGGATACATAACGGAAGCGGGCCTGAACCGAGTCTACGTCGGCATTAACGACCTGGAGCGGGAGGGCGATTTCACCTACGTCGACCGCTCTCCCATGACCACTTTCAGCAAATGGAGAAAAGGGGAGCCCAACAACGCCTACGATGATGAGGACTGCGCTGAGATGGTGGCCTCCGGGGAGTGGACCGATGTGGCGTGCCATCCCACCatgtattttgtttgtgaatttgACAAAGACAGTGTCTGA
- the LOC125023879 gene encoding doublecortin domain-containing protein 2 isoform X3, which translates to MPSTSGRGDLPQTKTIIVYRNGDAFFPGRKVVVNPRQVPTFDNFLTSLTKGIEAPFGAVRKLYTPRKGNKVQHLDDLKHGSVYVAAGNEHFKKLNYSEITTKKPQSRKTQQILPVVHSKIMVSARWKRTTDESCTINVFTNGDVLVPPARIRIPKYTLRSWENVLAMVTEKVRLRTGAVFRLCTLDGRPLCGPFELQNNQRYVAVGAEKFKALPYEQCVPCRDLVRENNMTESQDILPAIRNQRHSKDVLARTGWREDLEHTARGQMKKHTGKAERIKQQRQVSRNPVLFSTGEGSVFNAQNKRSEMAGAAEVQEDRQLKVDLPIDQVEAKIVEEECEDGSCSVSFCKASLHDSDALHRSSSQASGKEKWNINVAFHGLLVSD; encoded by the exons ATGCCTAGCACATCAGGGAGAGGTGACCTGCCGCAGACCAAAACAATAATAGTCTACAGGAACGGAGATGCCTTCTTCCCCGGGAGGAAGGTTGTGGTGAATCCCAGGCAGGTGCCGACCTTTGACAACTTTTTGACCTCTTTGACCAAAGGGATTGAAGCTCCGTTTGGTGCCGTGAGGAAGCTGTACACGCCGAGAAAGGGCAACAAAGTGCAGCACTTGGATGACTTAAAGCACGGGAGTGTGTATGTTGCGGCTGGAAATGAGCACTTTAAAAAGCTGAA CTACTCTGAGATAACAACCAAGAAGCCACAGAGTAGGAAAACACAACAG ATCCTTCCAGTTGTCCACAGCAAAATAATGGTTTCTGCTCGCTGGAAGAGAACTACCGACGAGTCCTGCACAATAAA CGTCTTCACCAACGGAGACGTGCTGGTTCCTCCGGCTCGCATACGCATCCCCAAGTACACTCTCAGGAGCTGGGAAAACGTCTTGGCCATGGTGACTGAGAAAGTGCGACTTCGCACCGGCGCTGTTTTCAG GCTCTGCACATTAGACGGAAGGCCTCTCTGCGGCCCCTTTGAACTCCAGAACAACCAGCGTTATGTTGCAGTCGGTGCAGAAAAGTTTAAAGCTCTCCCATATGAGCAGTGCGTCCCTTGCAGGGATTTagtcagagaaaacaacatgaCCGAAAG CCAGGACATCCTGCCTGCTATTAGAAACCAAAGACATTCAAAGGATGTG TTAGCTCGTACGGGCTGGAGAGAGGACCTTGAGCACACAGCCAGGGGCCAGATGAAGAAACACACAGGCAAGGCAGAGAGAATCAAACAACAGAGGCAGGTGTCCAGAAACCCAGTTCTCTTCTCGACAGGGG AGGGCAGTGTGTtcaatgcacaaaacaaaaggagcGAGATGGCGGGAGCAGCGGAGGTGCAGGAAGACCGCCAGTTGAAAGTGGACCTGCCGATTGATCAG GTTGAGGCCAAGATAGTTGAAGAGGAGTGTGAAGACGGGAGTTGTTCTGTGAGTTTCTGCAAGGCCTCCCTCCATGATTCAGATGCTCTGCACAGGTCTTCGTCTCAAGCTTCCGGGAAGGAA
- the LOC125023879 gene encoding doublecortin domain-containing protein 2 isoform X4, whose translation MPSTSGRGDLPQTKTIIVYRNGDAFFPGRKVVVNPRQVPTFDNFLTSLTKGIEAPFGAVRKLYTPRKGNKVQHLDDLKHGSVYVAAGNEHFKKLNYSEITTKKPQSRKTQQILPVVHSKIMVSARWKRTTDESCTINVFTNGDVLVPPARIRIPKYTLRSWENVLAMVTEKVRLRTGAVFRLCTLDGRPLCGPFELQNNQRYVAVGAEKFKALPYEQCVPCRDLVRENNMTESQDILPAIRNQRHSKDVLARTGWREDLEHTARGQMKKHTGKAERIKQQRQVSRNPVLFSTGEGSVFNAQNKRSEMAGAAEVQEDRQLKVDLPIDQVEAKIVEEECEDGSCSVSFCKASLHDSDALHRSSSQASGKETGCL comes from the exons ATGCCTAGCACATCAGGGAGAGGTGACCTGCCGCAGACCAAAACAATAATAGTCTACAGGAACGGAGATGCCTTCTTCCCCGGGAGGAAGGTTGTGGTGAATCCCAGGCAGGTGCCGACCTTTGACAACTTTTTGACCTCTTTGACCAAAGGGATTGAAGCTCCGTTTGGTGCCGTGAGGAAGCTGTACACGCCGAGAAAGGGCAACAAAGTGCAGCACTTGGATGACTTAAAGCACGGGAGTGTGTATGTTGCGGCTGGAAATGAGCACTTTAAAAAGCTGAA CTACTCTGAGATAACAACCAAGAAGCCACAGAGTAGGAAAACACAACAG ATCCTTCCAGTTGTCCACAGCAAAATAATGGTTTCTGCTCGCTGGAAGAGAACTACCGACGAGTCCTGCACAATAAA CGTCTTCACCAACGGAGACGTGCTGGTTCCTCCGGCTCGCATACGCATCCCCAAGTACACTCTCAGGAGCTGGGAAAACGTCTTGGCCATGGTGACTGAGAAAGTGCGACTTCGCACCGGCGCTGTTTTCAG GCTCTGCACATTAGACGGAAGGCCTCTCTGCGGCCCCTTTGAACTCCAGAACAACCAGCGTTATGTTGCAGTCGGTGCAGAAAAGTTTAAAGCTCTCCCATATGAGCAGTGCGTCCCTTGCAGGGATTTagtcagagaaaacaacatgaCCGAAAG CCAGGACATCCTGCCTGCTATTAGAAACCAAAGACATTCAAAGGATGTG TTAGCTCGTACGGGCTGGAGAGAGGACCTTGAGCACACAGCCAGGGGCCAGATGAAGAAACACACAGGCAAGGCAGAGAGAATCAAACAACAGAGGCAGGTGTCCAGAAACCCAGTTCTCTTCTCGACAGGGG AGGGCAGTGTGTtcaatgcacaaaacaaaaggagcGAGATGGCGGGAGCAGCGGAGGTGCAGGAAGACCGCCAGTTGAAAGTGGACCTGCCGATTGATCAG GTTGAGGCCAAGATAGTTGAAGAGGAGTGTGAAGACGGGAGTTGTTCTGTGAGTTTCTGCAAGGCCTCCCTCCATGATTCAGATGCTCTGCACAGGTCTTCGTCTCAAGCTTCCGGGAAGGAA
- the LOC125023879 gene encoding doublecortin domain-containing protein 2 isoform X1, producing MPSTSGRGDLPQTKTIIVYRNGDAFFPGRKVVVNPRQVPTFDNFLTSLTKGIEAPFGAVRKLYTPRKGNKVQHLDDLKHGSVYVAAGNEHFKKLNYSEITTKKPQSRKTQQILPVVHSKIMVSARWKRTTDESCTINVFTNGDVLVPPARIRIPKYTLRSWENVLAMVTEKVRLRTGAVFRLCTLDGRPLCGPFELQNNQRYVAVGAEKFKALPYEQCVPCRDLVRENNMTESQDILPAIRNQRHSKDVLARTGWREDLEHTARGQMKKHTGKAERIKQQRQVSRNPVLFSTGEGSVFNAQNKRSEMAGAAEVQEDRQLKVDLPIDQVEAKIVEEECEDGSCSVSFCKASLHDSDALHRSSSQASGKEEAKEKEESSRLGRMRSRMSRFFKGRLIKA from the exons ATGCCTAGCACATCAGGGAGAGGTGACCTGCCGCAGACCAAAACAATAATAGTCTACAGGAACGGAGATGCCTTCTTCCCCGGGAGGAAGGTTGTGGTGAATCCCAGGCAGGTGCCGACCTTTGACAACTTTTTGACCTCTTTGACCAAAGGGATTGAAGCTCCGTTTGGTGCCGTGAGGAAGCTGTACACGCCGAGAAAGGGCAACAAAGTGCAGCACTTGGATGACTTAAAGCACGGGAGTGTGTATGTTGCGGCTGGAAATGAGCACTTTAAAAAGCTGAA CTACTCTGAGATAACAACCAAGAAGCCACAGAGTAGGAAAACACAACAG ATCCTTCCAGTTGTCCACAGCAAAATAATGGTTTCTGCTCGCTGGAAGAGAACTACCGACGAGTCCTGCACAATAAA CGTCTTCACCAACGGAGACGTGCTGGTTCCTCCGGCTCGCATACGCATCCCCAAGTACACTCTCAGGAGCTGGGAAAACGTCTTGGCCATGGTGACTGAGAAAGTGCGACTTCGCACCGGCGCTGTTTTCAG GCTCTGCACATTAGACGGAAGGCCTCTCTGCGGCCCCTTTGAACTCCAGAACAACCAGCGTTATGTTGCAGTCGGTGCAGAAAAGTTTAAAGCTCTCCCATATGAGCAGTGCGTCCCTTGCAGGGATTTagtcagagaaaacaacatgaCCGAAAG CCAGGACATCCTGCCTGCTATTAGAAACCAAAGACATTCAAAGGATGTG TTAGCTCGTACGGGCTGGAGAGAGGACCTTGAGCACACAGCCAGGGGCCAGATGAAGAAACACACAGGCAAGGCAGAGAGAATCAAACAACAGAGGCAGGTGTCCAGAAACCCAGTTCTCTTCTCGACAGGGG AGGGCAGTGTGTtcaatgcacaaaacaaaaggagcGAGATGGCGGGAGCAGCGGAGGTGCAGGAAGACCGCCAGTTGAAAGTGGACCTGCCGATTGATCAG GTTGAGGCCAAGATAGTTGAAGAGGAGTGTGAAGACGGGAGTTGTTCTGTGAGTTTCTGCAAGGCCTCCCTCCATGATTCAGATGCTCTGCACAGGTCTTCGTCTCAAGCTTCCGGGAAGGAA